The Myxococcales bacterium region GGCCGGCGCGCTCCGACCCCTGCCTCCCGAAGCGGCGGAACTGGTGCGCGGTCAGGCGCTGCCGGCTTTGCTGCCGGCCGTCAGTGACCGGCAAAGTGTCTGGGCCGTGCCTTTCGACGCCGACGTGATGGTGCTCTGGTACCGGCGTGATCTGGCCGCGGCGGCCGGCGTGACGCCGCCCACGGACCCGGCGCAATGGGATCTGAACCGCCTGGCGGAAATGGCGCGACGGCTGCAGGGCGAAGCGCGCGGTTTCGCCTTTTCGGCGCAGCGCTACCCCAACGCGGCGCTCGCTTTCCTGCCGTGGTATTTCGCTCAGGGCGGCGATCTGGCCGACGAATCGGGCCGGCTGCGGCTCGAGGCGCCCCAGGCCGCGGCGGCTCTGGCGTGGCTGCAATCGTTGATCCAGGCCGGCGCCTGTCCGTCCGGCGTGGCCGGGATGGAACAAAACGACGTCTTCAACGGTCTGGCGGGCGGCGCCTACGCCATGGCCGTGGGCGGCTCGTGGGACCGGGGCATGCTGGCAAAGCAAAGCGCCTTCGCCGGCCGGATGGCGTCCCTGCCGGTGCCCCGGGCCACGCTCATCGGCGGCTGGTCGCTGGTGTTGCCGGCGGGCGGCAAGCCCGGATGCCTGCCGTTGCTGACCGCCCTGTTCGCCGCTGCGGTGCAGCGCGACAAACTGACGCAGAGCGGCTGGCTGCCGGTGCGGCAAGACCTGCTCGACGACCCCTGGTTCGCCGCCTCGCCCGACGGCCCCGCGTTCCGCCAATCCCTGGCGATCGGCCGCGCCCTACCGCTGCACCCGCGCCTCAACGCGGCGCTGGACGAAATCGCCACGATGCTGGCCGAGGTGTTTCTCGAAAAGGCGAAGTCCGAGCAGGCCGCCGCGGCGGCGGCGGCGAAAATCGCCGGGTTGAATTAGCAGGTCGGATTCCGGCCGAGAGTCAAATCGAAAAGATCAGGTGCGCCGCTTCGCGAAAAACGCGTCCCACCAGATCGAGAAGACGCCGATACCGAAAAACAGGCCGTTGAGCGCGCCGCCGAGCATCACCAGAAAAGCCAGCGAGGGATTCCACTTCGTCGCCCACCAACCGCCGACGTCCAGCAACATGCCGACAAAACCGATGAGCATCGCCGCGATCTTGAATTTCGCGGGCAACGGCGTTTGCAGCAGCAACCAACCTAGCACAAAGCACAACAGGCCGATGCCGAACAGGTGCTGGTGCGAAACCATCGCCAGCCGCGCCCAGGACATGCCGGTGTCGGCGGTCGTCGTCGTGGCCACTTCCGCGAACGTGGTCAGCGGCCGGAACGAACCGATGCCCGCGGGGTTGTGACAGCCGATGCACTGCGCGTCGAGAATCTCCTTCACCGGCCCGAAGGTATCCTGGGTCGCCCCGCCCTTGATCCAGGCAAGGATCGTTTGAACCTGGCCGTCGTCTTTCAGGTTGGGCCGCATCGATCCCTGGATTTTCGCCGACAACAGCGTTTTTTCCGGCTCGCCGTGAAAATGGAGGACGATGTCGCGCGGGGTCAGCCCGGGTTGGCCGTCGGCCAGATGCATCGCGAAATACAGGTTGGCCAGCGCGGTGAGATACCCCAGGCCGATGACCAAGGCGAACAGCGAAGCCAGAATTTTGCGCAAACGAGTCGCTTCGTCCATGGGCCGGTCCCTTTGATGGTTGGCAGGTGATTCTGCTTCCCTTGAAAACTAAACACGGTCGCCGAACGGGTCAACAAGAACGGCCGTTTATTCGCCGCCGCGGTACAGCGGCAATCCCGACCAATCCGCCAACCAAGCCAGCGGGCGCGCGACGCGGCCGTAGCCGATCATCCAGTGGTGGCCCAACGCGTGCCGCGCGACGAATTCGAGAAACGCGCGGCCGCCGCCCGGCAGGCGGACCCGCACCGGGTTGCCGGGAAATTCCAGATCCGTCGCCACCGCCTCGCCTTCGATCACGCCCATCCGGTACGTGCCGGCGCGGCCGACGAGGTTGACCAGCGTCACCGGTCCCGGTTTGCCTGGAAACAAGACGCA contains the following coding sequences:
- a CDS encoding extracellular solute-binding protein, coding for MRTRTVFLGLLLFCLLASLGCSRPEPVAPAHFTLLVPSWYAPDKLPALQTALAAWPNVEAKVLVGKRDAIFQKILLGAKRGDFADAVLARNEWIGPLVEAGALRPLPPEAAELVRGQALPALLPAVSDRQSVWAVPFDADVMVLWYRRDLAAAAGVTPPTDPAQWDLNRLAEMARRLQGEARGFAFSAQRYPNAALAFLPWYFAQGGDLADESGRLRLEAPQAAAALAWLQSLIQAGACPSGVAGMEQNDVFNGLAGGAYAMAVGGSWDRGMLAKQSAFAGRMASLPVPRATLIGGWSLVLPAGGKPGCLPLLTALFAAAVQRDKLTQSGWLPVRQDLLDDPWFAASPDGPAFRQSLAIGRALPLHPRLNAALDEIATMLAEVFLEKAKSEQAAAAAAAKIAGLN